Part of the Oncorhynchus nerka isolate Pitt River linkage group LG14, Oner_Uvic_2.0, whole genome shotgun sequence genome is shown below.
TTTGAATAGTATGGATTTTATTGCAATTACTTTGCATTTGCGGTCATGCTGTCTGATAAAACTATTTAAAACCAGGACTTCGTGGAAGAAGAAAGTTTGTAGAAGAATTTGCACTCTCTTCAGTGTTGCACAATTGGAATGCATGGGTACATTGTATGTTGAATAAATGAacaaggataaaaaataaactatgCAAATGTCTCTGATGTAGCTGTAAATAAATTATATCCAGCAAGTTACATTAAGCTGCATATAGGACCCTTGACACACAGATGACATCATGCCGTGACACTGTCATAACAGTCATCACTGGACATGGTCGCTACTCCACTTGACGGATGCCCTTTGCCTCCTCCACTTTCCGCAGGCTCTCATCCCACTGGGTGAACTGCTTGGACAGCAGGAACATCTGCCAAAGAGGTCAAGGTTCAAAGAATTTGGTGGGCCAGGCAGTTCATTCCATTAGCACAGACTAGACAGTTCTCACAGAGTTCAACATGACTTGACAGAAAACAATCTACAACCACTCACGTTCATTCATCTGACCGAGGAGGTCGGGAGACACGATAGCCAATGTACTCGACACTGTTTCACTAGCTAACCTCAGATACATTTTCCTCTGTCTTGATCAGTGTTATTTATTCACTTCAATAATTCCATTATTTGCTATTATAAGGAAGGAAAGGTACCATTTTGTTGTACTCCTCAAACAGTTTCTTAACCTCTAGGGACTGGGCTTCAGTTTGGTCCTTTGGGAAAAGAATAAGAACAGTGTTACTACTGTAATTCACAAAAGTCAATCTAGCATGTCTTGTGAGAAAAGACAAAATCAAGAAGAGGGGTGTGAATaagtaaaagagagagggggagggttcaTACCTGCTCTTTGATGTGAATCTGAGACAAACGCTGTAGCTTGGTGGCATGCTCTGGCACATCTATGAATGAGAACTTTACAATAAGTTGCGTGCAACATAAAAAAATAACTATTTAACCCATCATCCCATCAATACTTCACACAGACCACATTGTAATGGTACTTAAATTCCCGCTCACTGACCTCTGATGTAGTTGCTGTCCAATAGTGGCTGGAGGTTGCTGACCTGCTCCAGAAGGGTGGCCTGGGAAAGCAGGAAGTCCTCCTCTGTGGGGAGAAACAAGTGGATGAGTTTGAGACTGGAGGCACATACCAGGGATGCAAACTGGAGGGCCCAAAAAGGCAActttttaaatagattttttcccACTGAAACATGCAAAAACAAAAATCCCTGCTAGGGGGAAATGCATGTTTTAACTAACTAAAAAAAACTAAGAATATGATCTACAATGTAGATTCTACATGATCAGCCCCtgtgtgtaaaataaaataaaaagtggttaatgtgaacctaatccaatgttatttgttgcctagactttactgcaaatgacaagtcttgagaaaaaaaacaatacactaacattgcagttagccatgacagcctttataataatGCTTGTGACCACACATATCTAAATATTGCACTTGGGGAAGAAAACATCTTAAAGCagaaatagaatgaaacaaacaGGCATTTTATTTTTGCTCTATTATAGTGGCCATTATAGAACAAGTGCACAAGGCTGTATGCAAAAATAAAATTCCCAGagtaatgttttttataatccacacacacacattactgtcaAGTTCAACACAACAAAAACTATTATTACATTGTACACATTCTGCAtgtggacatctgttctacaatACAATGTGCCAGCaaaagtgagaaagagggaacgtGTGTGGTGTTCCTTTCACCTCTATAGTGGCATCCAGTTGAAGTCAG
Proteins encoded:
- the LOC115141041 gene encoding dynactin subunit 3-like codes for the protein MDRKVEVDNLETRLETLESRIYGERRNKGGKPMKCADSLSRVQAALANTANKRERVKILHKKIEDLLKYLDPQFTDHISVPDAMKLEFILAEEDFLLSQATLLEQVSNLQPLLDSNYIRDVPEHATKLQRLSQIHIKEQDQTEAQSLEVKKLFEEYNKMMFLLSKQFTQWDESLRKVEEAKGIRQVE